One genomic region from Sulfuriflexus mobilis encodes:
- a CDS encoding DUF350 domain-containing protein: MLESLDPIVLNFVYAILGGALTLFFMWLGCKLFNHLVCFNISEELAKGNIAVGLMIMGIFIGIGIALGLVIGLGLN, encoded by the coding sequence ATGCTCGAATCGCTGGACCCGATAGTCCTGAATTTTGTCTATGCCATACTCGGCGGCGCTTTAACGCTGTTCTTTATGTGGTTGGGCTGCAAGCTATTCAATCACCTGGTGTGTTTCAATATCAGTGAAGAGCTGGCGAAGGGAAATATCGCCGTGGGCCTGATGATCATGGGGATCTTCATCGGCATCGGTATCGCACTGGGGCTGGTGATTGGCCTGGGCCTGAATTAA
- a CDS encoding YecA family protein: MPVANSGPLTDEEAMELDEFLLAAEGDEQRLPIDEAHGYLTGLIVGHAPLSMEEAMHAVWGEPTFKDDEEKQHMTDYLVRLYQDIVLKLKEGRSFEPLAVEIEDEGEILVAYEGWCFGFMLAVTGDEERWGKLPENEQSLLAPIAKLALLYADEDVDMEDDEYEMLTELLPGSAVGLYQYWQQQA; encoded by the coding sequence ATGCCAGTTGCAAACAGTGGTCCATTAACAGACGAAGAAGCAATGGAACTTGATGAGTTCCTGCTTGCTGCCGAGGGCGATGAACAGCGCCTGCCGATAGATGAGGCACATGGTTACCTCACGGGCCTGATCGTCGGCCATGCCCCTTTAAGTATGGAAGAGGCCATGCATGCCGTGTGGGGAGAGCCGACCTTCAAGGATGACGAAGAAAAACAGCACATGACGGATTACCTGGTTCGCCTGTATCAGGACATTGTCCTCAAGCTTAAGGAAGGCCGTTCGTTCGAACCCCTGGCGGTAGAGATCGAGGACGAGGGCGAGATACTGGTGGCGTATGAAGGCTGGTGTTTTGGTTTCATGCTGGCGGTCACCGGCGATGAAGAACGCTGGGGCAAATTGCCGGAAAACGAGCAGTCGCTATTGGCACCTATTGCCAAGCTGGCCCTGTTGTATGCCGATGAGGACGTCGACATGGAAGACGACGAATACGAAATGCTCACCGAGTTGCTGCCGGGTTCGGCAGTCGGACTGTATCAATACTGGCAGCAACAGGCCTGA
- a CDS encoding YbaN family protein, with amino-acid sequence MTMPHKALYAIFGWAFFATGVIGAFLPVLPTTPFMILALWMFSKSSQRFHDWLYHHKLFGPSLQRWQQHRVIPLKAKLLSVSMISFSLVLMLVYSSIPPWAKAGVTLFMLYGAAYVLSKPSQPPGEKSP; translated from the coding sequence ATGACCATGCCACATAAAGCCTTGTATGCCATTTTTGGGTGGGCCTTCTTTGCCACAGGGGTGATTGGCGCCTTTTTGCCGGTGTTGCCGACCACGCCATTTATGATCCTGGCCCTGTGGATGTTTTCGAAGAGTTCGCAGCGCTTCCACGACTGGTTGTATCACCACAAGCTGTTTGGTCCATCCCTGCAGCGCTGGCAGCAACACCGGGTCATCCCGCTGAAGGCCAAGTTGCTGTCGGTGTCGATGATAAGTTTCAGCCTGGTGCTGATGCTGGTCTATAGCAGTATCCCGCCCTGGGCCAAGGCGGGGGTTACCCTGTTTATGCTCTACGGAGCGGCCTATGTGTTGAGCAAGCCCTCACAGCCCCCGGGAGAGAAGTCGCCGTAA
- a CDS encoding SH3 domain-containing protein, with product MRFVSVLLLLLLFAPLQAEEHSQRASAAMRAGNYAIAYCIWQPLADAGDADAQYNIGWLYHNGYGLAVDDRQALYWWQQAATQKHNDARLALAALYTHGGIGVAAAIDKAIPLYIDSLTSGDEEVRLILRNLLLTDKKSRQLLAGHLKISDWRQLGDIRTVKSKRANIRQGPSLGSAVIHVLDQGDSLLALSRQGRWLQVVVTQTGLGGWVHASLLAPSSP from the coding sequence ATGCGTTTTGTCAGTGTCTTATTGCTCTTGCTGCTCTTCGCCCCCTTACAGGCCGAAGAGCATAGCCAGCGGGCCTCAGCCGCCATGCGCGCGGGCAACTACGCCATTGCCTACTGCATCTGGCAACCACTGGCCGATGCCGGCGATGCCGATGCCCAGTACAACATTGGCTGGCTATATCACAATGGCTACGGTCTGGCCGTCGATGACCGACAGGCCCTGTACTGGTGGCAACAGGCCGCTACGCAAAAGCATAATGATGCCCGGCTGGCCCTCGCCGCACTTTATACCCATGGTGGTATCGGCGTTGCCGCCGCGATCGACAAAGCCATACCCTTATATATAGATAGCCTGACTTCAGGTGATGAAGAGGTACGACTGATCCTGCGCAACCTGTTACTGACGGATAAAAAATCTCGCCAGCTACTCGCCGGCCATTTGAAAATATCTGACTGGCGACAACTGGGGGATATCCGCACAGTCAAAAGCAAGCGTGCCAATATCCGCCAAGGACCCAGTCTGGGGAGTGCCGTCATCCATGTGCTTGATCAAGGGGACTCGTTGCTGGCGCTGTCGCGTCAGGGGCGCTGGCTGCAGGTCGTGGTCACGCAAACGGGTCTTGGCGGCTGGGTGCATGCCTCGCTACTTGCGCCTAGTTCGCCGTGA
- a CDS encoding sirohydrochlorin chelatase codes for MMKSLLIVAHGSRRESSNEEVRKLAEQIRSMQDLAVDEVTTAFLELAEPSIPAGLEACIQRGASEVLVFPYFLAAGRHVVEDIPAEIGPVQEKYPAVRVSIAPHLGMATELPALIAASTLQK; via the coding sequence ATGATGAAGAGTTTATTAATAGTTGCCCATGGCAGTCGCCGTGAGTCTTCGAATGAAGAGGTCAGAAAGCTGGCGGAACAGATCCGTTCTATGCAGGATCTGGCCGTCGACGAGGTGACGACGGCCTTTCTCGAACTGGCCGAACCTTCCATCCCCGCAGGGCTTGAGGCCTGCATCCAGCGAGGTGCCAGCGAGGTTCTGGTGTTCCCGTATTTCCTCGCGGCCGGTCGCCACGTGGTCGAGGATATCCCGGCCGAGATCGGCCCGGTGCAGGAAAAGTATCCCGCCGTTCGCGTCAGCATTGCGCCGCATCTGGGTATGGCGACTGAGCTGCCGGCCCTGATCGCCGCGAGTACGCTGCAAAAGTAG
- a CDS encoding ABC transporter substrate-binding protein, with protein sequence MKSKALAHHPAWHIIAAFCFSLVLTACDTAPPQPALRIASSVWPGYEPLYLARDLGYFDTTKVSLFELPSADITMEAFRNHSTDLATVTLDATLELIHDGTPLRILQIMDISHGGDAVMAAPHIKSLADLKGTRISIVNIPLGLYMLSRLLDKASLNRADVEVFPMSDSKQVSFYEQGNVDAVITFDPIKTHLAAKGMHVLFDSSDIPNEIFDILVVHEDIYQARRQELCDVVKQWHRTLDYMHTNKQDAARRISARLAINIEDYDAVMSGLILPSASDNQRLLGGEHPEILGAANTLSRIMFKEQQLSRLIDISPALDTTFTRCYAK encoded by the coding sequence ATGAAAAGCAAAGCACTTGCTCACCACCCCGCCTGGCACATCATTGCTGCCTTTTGTTTTAGTCTTGTCCTCACGGCCTGCGATACAGCGCCGCCACAACCGGCACTGCGCATCGCCAGCAGCGTATGGCCCGGTTATGAACCCCTGTACCTGGCGCGCGACCTGGGCTACTTCGATACCACCAAGGTCAGCCTGTTTGAATTGCCATCGGCAGATATCACCATGGAAGCATTTCGAAATCATTCAACCGACCTGGCCACCGTGACACTCGATGCAACCCTGGAGCTGATCCACGATGGTACGCCGTTGAGAATTCTGCAGATCATGGATATTTCCCATGGCGGTGATGCCGTCATGGCGGCCCCCCATATCAAGAGCCTGGCCGACCTCAAGGGCACACGCATCTCTATCGTTAATATCCCGCTTGGACTTTATATGCTAAGCCGTCTGCTCGACAAGGCCAGCCTGAACCGAGCCGATGTCGAGGTGTTTCCCATGTCGGATAGCAAGCAGGTCAGTTTCTATGAGCAGGGCAATGTCGATGCCGTCATCACCTTCGACCCCATCAAGACGCACCTGGCCGCAAAGGGTATGCATGTATTGTTTGACAGCAGCGATATTCCCAATGAGATTTTTGACATTCTGGTGGTTCATGAAGATATCTATCAAGCACGTCGACAGGAGCTCTGCGACGTGGTCAAGCAGTGGCACAGGACGCTCGACTACATGCATACCAATAAACAGGATGCCGCCAGACGCATCAGCGCCCGGCTTGCCATTAACATTGAGGATTACGATGCGGTGATGTCAGGCCTCATTCTGCCCTCGGCCAGCGATAACCAGCGTCTGCTTGGCGGTGAGCATCCAGAGATTCTCGGGGCGGCAAACACACTTTCCCGCATCATGTTTAAGGAACAACAACTTTCACGCCTTATAGACATCAGTCCGGCACTGGATACAACCTTCACCCGTTGTTATGCAAAATGA
- a CDS encoding DUF523 domain-containing protein, giving the protein MGQTKTQIGISSCLLGNKVRYDGSDKYCQHIADAFAGQFALIAFCPEMAIGLGVPRPPIRLVSIAGGVRLRGVEAPQQDVTRDILAYVQEVSPQLAMLSGYIFKSRSPSCGVADVPVYREDGSIESASASGLFAQAIQALLPDLPWSTEEALLEEAARTDFISRVLHYRQARQA; this is encoded by the coding sequence ATGGGGCAAACGAAGACACAGATCGGTATCAGTAGTTGCCTGTTGGGCAACAAGGTGCGTTACGATGGCAGCGATAAGTATTGTCAACATATTGCCGACGCATTCGCGGGGCAGTTTGCATTGATTGCCTTTTGCCCCGAGATGGCTATTGGCCTGGGTGTGCCACGCCCACCGATCCGGCTCGTGTCCATCGCGGGTGGGGTCCGGTTACGTGGCGTGGAGGCGCCGCAACAGGATGTTACTCGTGACATACTGGCTTATGTGCAAGAGGTGTCGCCACAACTGGCTATGCTGAGCGGCTACATCTTCAAATCGCGTTCGCCCAGTTGTGGCGTCGCCGATGTACCCGTCTATCGGGAAGATGGCAGCATTGAATCGGCATCCGCGAGCGGGCTGTTTGCACAGGCAATACAGGCGCTGTTGCCGGACCTGCCATGGAGTACTGAAGAGGCCTTGCTGGAAGAAGCGGCACGAACCGATTTTATTTCGCGGGTGTTGCATTACCGCCAGGCAAGACAGGCCTAA
- a CDS encoding ATP-binding protein: MKLRITLLIPTLLIVVTIASSVLTFIYNNDLAEQQIRAEAKEQLRLDITRLQNILYNLLTENNLPEARLNISVMAMDSTINHIVLADENANVLIANRYSWEGQHASIFPGFDSKVVSQVRSSNRPHIAFRSNDSSLLNGFYPIVIKIEDSFGRPIKHVGILYTELSIARKLYTARNQAFKQSAFQGGFMLAAALIIALLLHVLVSKRLGSLANSATNLAEGDLATTITVGGNDELSHLASAFDNMREQVRTQIHHMEQAESDLREFNSMLEHRINKRTALLKDELEKREALEKQLLHAQKMESLGQLTGGIAHDFNNILSSIIGFTQLARGLDVSKNHEKLSGYLAQIQQSGERAASLVAQMLTYSRTEGDVKHKQNLSATELFADTFSMLRPIIPSNIKLHIAPATNDLIINANPVMMSQVLTNLCLNARDSIKEGQGEIRIEAEAVYDVSSLCSSCQQPIKGDFVVIHVTDNGCGIDEDVVSRVFDPFFSTKETGKGTGMGLSMVHGIIHKHGGHACINSVPGKGTTISIYLPPAVIDTAPDETKDPAAATSNTYDHSHDHNHILIVDDEASLTDFLGELLELHHYKVTSMNDSQVALEYFERHKDTIDLVISDQTMPGLLGTDMALAMLKLSPSLPFILCTGHSEHVNRQQALDMNIAAFMQKPIDSDTLLETIRRHLQKP; encoded by the coding sequence ATGAAGTTACGCATTACCCTGCTGATCCCTACCCTGCTGATTGTCGTAACGATAGCCAGCTCGGTGCTTACGTTTATCTATAACAACGATCTTGCCGAACAACAGATACGCGCCGAGGCAAAAGAACAACTGCGACTGGATATCACCCGTCTACAGAATATCCTCTACAACCTGTTAACTGAAAATAATCTCCCTGAGGCCCGCCTGAATATATCGGTTATGGCCATGGATTCCACGATAAACCATATTGTCCTTGCCGATGAAAACGCAAACGTATTAATCGCCAATCGTTACAGCTGGGAAGGCCAGCACGCCAGTATTTTTCCTGGCTTTGACAGTAAGGTTGTCAGCCAGGTCCGCAGCAGCAACCGGCCCCACATTGCCTTCAGGAGCAATGACAGCTCGCTGCTAAATGGCTTTTACCCAATCGTCATTAAAATCGAAGATAGTTTCGGCCGACCTATAAAGCATGTTGGCATTTTGTATACCGAACTGAGCATAGCCAGAAAACTATACACTGCGCGCAATCAAGCCTTCAAACAATCAGCCTTCCAGGGCGGCTTCATGCTGGCTGCCGCTCTGATTATTGCCTTACTGCTACACGTTCTTGTTTCAAAACGCCTGGGCTCACTGGCCAACTCCGCCACCAACCTTGCCGAGGGCGACCTCGCCACCACCATTACGGTCGGCGGTAACGATGAACTGAGCCACCTTGCCAGTGCCTTCGATAACATGCGTGAACAGGTGAGAACGCAGATTCATCACATGGAACAGGCCGAATCCGACTTACGCGAGTTTAATAGCATGCTCGAACACCGGATTAACAAGCGCACGGCATTACTGAAGGACGAATTGGAGAAAAGAGAGGCCCTTGAAAAACAGCTGTTGCATGCGCAAAAGATGGAATCCCTCGGTCAACTCACAGGTGGCATCGCCCATGACTTTAATAACATCCTCTCCAGCATCATTGGTTTTACCCAGCTCGCACGCGGTCTTGATGTCAGCAAGAATCATGAAAAACTTTCTGGATATCTCGCGCAGATTCAACAAAGTGGTGAACGTGCCGCCAGCCTGGTCGCACAGATGTTGACCTACAGCCGCACCGAGGGGGATGTTAAACATAAACAAAATCTCTCGGCAACAGAGTTGTTTGCCGACACCTTTTCCATGTTGCGTCCCATCATTCCGAGTAATATTAAATTACACATAGCACCCGCTACCAATGACCTGATAATCAACGCCAACCCTGTAATGATGAGCCAGGTGCTTACCAACCTGTGTCTGAATGCCAGAGATTCGATTAAGGAAGGTCAGGGGGAGATCAGGATAGAGGCAGAGGCCGTCTATGACGTCTCCAGTTTATGCTCATCCTGCCAACAACCTATCAAGGGTGACTTTGTAGTGATTCACGTTACCGATAATGGTTGTGGTATTGATGAAGATGTTGTCAGTCGCGTATTCGACCCCTTCTTTTCTACCAAGGAAACCGGTAAGGGCACCGGCATGGGTCTGTCAATGGTGCACGGCATTATTCATAAACATGGCGGGCACGCTTGCATAAACTCGGTTCCCGGAAAAGGAACGACTATCAGTATTTACCTGCCGCCGGCGGTCATTGATACCGCGCCTGATGAGACAAAAGACCCCGCGGCCGCAACCAGTAATACATATGACCATAGCCATGACCATAACCACATACTTATCGTTGATGATGAGGCCTCCCTGACTGACTTTCTTGGCGAATTACTGGAACTGCATCATTACAAGGTAACCAGCATGAATGATAGCCAGGTGGCGCTTGAGTATTTTGAACGACACAAGGACACGATTGATCTTGTGATTTCCGACCAAACCATGCCCGGGCTGCTTGGTACTGACATGGCCCTGGCCATGCTGAAACTCTCGCCATCGCTACCCTTTATTCTCTGCACCGGACACAGTGAGCACGTCAACCGCCAACAAGCACTGGACATGAATATCGCTGCCTTTATGCAAAAACCCATCGATTCCGACACCTTACTGGAAACCATCAGACGCCACCTACAAAAACCGTGA
- a CDS encoding NAD(P)H-dependent oxidoreductase, giving the protein MKVTIISGSHRPQGQSHKVAAFIQQTLLAGICEECAIVSLADNPLPLWDQGVWEGDEKWDVLLTPIREELAGSDAFVVISPEWHGQVPAGLKNFFLLFGKNELGHKPALIVTVSSGDGGAYPVAELRMSSYKNSRLCYIPEQIILRKVESVLNKDPADNDERSNSYYRERISWALNILKAYAGALAQVRESGVTQTDTFNNGM; this is encoded by the coding sequence ATGAAAGTTACCATTATCAGCGGTAGCCACCGTCCCCAGGGACAAAGCCACAAGGTCGCGGCATTTATTCAACAGACCCTGCTGGCGGGTATTTGTGAAGAATGCGCCATTGTCAGCCTCGCCGATAATCCCCTGCCGCTCTGGGACCAGGGCGTCTGGGAGGGTGATGAAAAATGGGATGTGCTACTCACGCCGATCCGCGAAGAACTGGCCGGCAGCGATGCCTTTGTCGTGATCAGTCCGGAATGGCATGGTCAGGTACCGGCGGGTCTGAAGAATTTCTTTCTGTTGTTCGGCAAGAATGAACTCGGCCATAAACCGGCCCTGATCGTCACAGTATCCTCGGGTGACGGTGGTGCCTATCCGGTTGCCGAATTACGCATGAGCAGCTATAAGAACAGCCGTCTGTGTTATATCCCCGAGCAAATCATTCTGCGTAAAGTGGAAAGCGTCTTGAATAAAGACCCCGCCGATAACGACGAGCGTTCAAACAGTTATTACCGCGAACGGATCAGCTGGGCGCTGAATATCCTCAAGGCCTATGCCGGAGCCCTTGCACAGGTACGGGAAAGCGGTGTGACCCAGACCGATACATTCAATAACGGGATGTGA
- a CDS encoding cation:proton antiporter yields the protein MPSEPIIFTIFLIFAGAAILATLALYARLSLLIVYIGLGILLGPFGVNIVSDPQIIQGLSHIGIIFLLFLLGVNLQPQKLIHMLRESVYVTGASAMGFLGLGAGIALLFGYALTDSLVIGAAMMFSSTIIGLKLLPTTVLHHQHMGEIIISILLLQDILAILILMLLPADWANAFPLLEIFKLLGSLIGLILFAWAFARFVLFRLIARFDRIQEYIFLLAIGWCLSMAELAVMLGLSAEIGAFIGGIALATNPIALYIGESLKPLRDFFLVIFFFALGASFDLGIIEKVWLPASILAGTFMLIKPLSFKWLLRGYGEASGKSLEAGVRLGQISEFSLFIAVLALELKVISTEASYLIQVTTLLSFLVSSWFIVMRYPTPIATSDKLRRD from the coding sequence ATGCCTAGCGAACCTATCATTTTTACCATCTTCCTGATCTTTGCCGGTGCGGCAATCCTCGCGACCCTGGCCCTGTATGCCCGCCTTTCCCTGCTGATCGTCTATATCGGTCTTGGCATCCTGCTTGGACCCTTTGGCGTCAACATCGTCTCGGATCCGCAGATTATCCAGGGGCTCTCTCATATCGGCATCATCTTTCTGCTGTTCCTGCTCGGCGTGAACCTGCAACCACAGAAACTGATCCACATGCTCAGGGAGTCAGTCTATGTCACGGGTGCCAGTGCCATGGGCTTTCTTGGCCTGGGTGCCGGCATTGCCCTGTTGTTTGGCTATGCCCTGACAGATTCCCTCGTTATCGGTGCGGCAATGATGTTCTCAAGTACGATTATCGGCCTCAAGCTGCTGCCAACCACGGTGCTGCATCATCAACACATGGGCGAGATCATTATCAGTATCCTGCTGCTGCAGGATATCCTCGCCATCCTCATCCTGATGTTGTTGCCGGCCGACTGGGCAAATGCCTTCCCTCTCCTGGAAATCTTCAAACTGCTTGGCTCCCTGATTGGCCTGATCCTGTTCGCCTGGGCCTTTGCCCGCTTCGTGCTGTTCAGGCTCATCGCCCGCTTCGACCGCATCCAGGAATATATCTTCCTGCTTGCCATTGGCTGGTGCCTGAGCATGGCCGAACTGGCGGTGATGCTGGGGCTGTCTGCCGAGATCGGCGCCTTTATCGGCGGCATCGCCCTGGCCACCAACCCGATTGCCCTGTATATCGGCGAAAGCCTGAAGCCACTGCGTGACTTCTTTCTGGTCATCTTCTTCTTTGCCCTCGGCGCGAGTTTCGATCTCGGCATTATCGAAAAGGTCTGGCTACCGGCCAGTATCCTCGCCGGCACCTTCATGCTCATCAAGCCACTGAGTTTCAAGTGGCTACTACGTGGTTATGGCGAGGCCTCGGGAAAGTCACTTGAGGCAGGCGTGCGACTAGGCCAGATCAGTGAGTTCTCACTGTTCATTGCGGTTCTGGCATTGGAGCTCAAGGTTATCAGTACCGAGGCCTCGTACCTGATCCAGGTCACTACCCTGCTCAGCTTCCTGGTCTCGTCGTGGTTTATCGTCATGCGTTACCCGACACCGATCGCGACCTCGGATAAACTGCGCAGAGATTAG
- a CDS encoding transglycosylase SLT domain-containing protein, which yields MRLTCLVLTGWLFSHTGWAAEQRVDSDTWSRQYDHHFKKYTKRYFGPFYDWHWFKAQGIAESHLKATAESHRGAVGLMQILPSTYAEIKEKNPYFKDIQSPRWNIAAGIFYDRELYRRWQDLPEQERLYLAFASYNAGYGRIRRDYKRAPGPVSSWQHIEPYIPLETQNYVSRIRELKDAEERLPPRWQKQRFTAN from the coding sequence ATGCGACTGACTTGCCTGGTGCTGACAGGCTGGTTGTTCAGCCACACTGGCTGGGCGGCCGAGCAGCGCGTCGACTCTGATACGTGGTCCCGGCAATATGATCATCATTTCAAGAAATACACTAAGCGTTACTTCGGTCCGTTTTATGACTGGCACTGGTTCAAGGCCCAGGGGATTGCCGAATCGCATTTGAAGGCGACGGCAGAGAGTCACCGCGGCGCGGTCGGTCTGATGCAAATCCTGCCTTCGACCTATGCCGAGATCAAGGAAAAAAACCCCTACTTCAAGGATATTCAGTCACCGCGCTGGAATATCGCTGCGGGTATTTTTTATGATCGTGAGTTGTACCGTCGTTGGCAGGACTTACCCGAACAAGAGCGTCTGTACCTGGCCTTTGCCAGTTATAACGCCGGCTATGGCCGTATACGGCGTGACTATAAACGTGCGCCCGGGCCAGTCTCCAGTTGGCAGCATATCGAACCTTATATTCCGCTCGAGACGCAGAATTATGTCAGCCGCATCCGTGAACTTAAGGATGCCGAGGAACGTCTGCCACCACGCTGGCAGAAACAACGATTCACGGCGAACTAG
- a CDS encoding zinc metallopeptidase gives MIPVIAALLLLFALIYGPQYWVSRVLRHYSLEQDHYPGSGGELAEHLVNTLGLQGVKVEQTELGDHYDPIDKAVRLSEQNFKGKSLTAITVAAHEVGHAIQHQLDYMPFKMRQHLVVFASGAEKLGAFMMFALPVMVLVSRSPHIGLGMFIIGIGSLLLGTIVHLVTLPVEWDASFKRALPILQEGRYISALEQQHAKKILTAAALTYVSASLASLLNLARWIAILRR, from the coding sequence ATGATTCCTGTTATCGCCGCACTGTTATTGTTATTTGCCCTGATTTACGGCCCCCAATACTGGGTCAGCCGGGTCTTGCGCCATTATAGTCTCGAGCAGGACCACTACCCCGGCAGCGGCGGCGAACTGGCCGAGCACCTCGTCAACACACTGGGTCTGCAGGGTGTCAAAGTGGAGCAGACCGAGCTTGGTGACCACTATGACCCGATCGACAAGGCTGTGCGCCTGAGCGAACAAAACTTTAAGGGCAAGTCACTCACTGCCATTACGGTTGCCGCACACGAGGTCGGCCATGCCATCCAGCACCAGCTCGACTACATGCCCTTCAAGATGCGTCAGCATCTGGTGGTGTTTGCCAGCGGCGCGGAAAAACTCGGCGCCTTCATGATGTTTGCCCTGCCAGTTATGGTGCTCGTCTCACGTTCACCACATATTGGCCTGGGTATGTTTATCATTGGCATTGGCAGTCTTTTGCTCGGTACCATCGTCCACCTGGTAACCCTGCCTGTTGAGTGGGACGCCAGCTTCAAACGCGCCCTGCCCATCCTGCAAGAAGGACGCTATATCTCCGCGCTCGAACAACAGCACGCAAAAAAGATCCTTACCGCCGCGGCGCTGACCTATGTCTCGGCCTCGCTTGCCAGCCTGCTCAACCTCGCCCGCTGGATTGCGATCCTGCGACGCTAG
- a CDS encoding inositol monophosphatase family protein, with product MHYDLQLLQAIIVRAASEELLPRFARVAREHKADGSFLTEADLAVQQRIAAELRQHWPETVFLGEEMTAEQQAGLLDSAQPIWCLDPLDGTSNFAAGIPYFAVSLSLLEKGEVVLGIVYDPLRDECFAASKESGATLNGVPLQVPASGLDLRHTTAIIDFKRLAPELAVRLVSEPPYASQRSFGSVALDWCWLTTGRSHVYLHGRSNIWDYSAGNFIFTMAGGHSCTLEGEPLFVNALRARSSVGAVDLPLFREWTQWLGIDIRH from the coding sequence ATGCACTATGATCTACAATTGTTACAGGCCATTATCGTGCGGGCGGCCAGCGAGGAACTATTGCCGCGTTTTGCCCGGGTGGCGCGTGAACACAAGGCCGATGGCAGTTTCCTCACTGAGGCCGACCTCGCCGTGCAACAGCGCATCGCCGCGGAATTGCGGCAACACTGGCCGGAGACGGTCTTTCTCGGTGAGGAAATGACGGCAGAACAGCAGGCCGGTCTGCTGGACTCAGCGCAGCCGATCTGGTGCCTGGACCCCCTTGATGGCACGAGTAACTTTGCCGCCGGTATCCCTTACTTTGCCGTATCACTGTCGCTGCTGGAAAAGGGTGAGGTGGTACTCGGTATTGTCTATGACCCGCTACGCGATGAATGTTTTGCCGCCAGCAAGGAAAGTGGTGCAACATTGAACGGAGTACCCCTGCAGGTGCCCGCCAGTGGTCTGGATTTGCGGCATACCACGGCGATCATCGATTTCAAGCGCCTTGCCCCGGAACTGGCGGTACGCCTGGTCAGTGAGCCGCCCTATGCCTCGCAACGCAGCTTCGGTTCGGTGGCCTTGGACTGGTGCTGGCTGACGACGGGGCGCAGCCATGTTTATCTGCACGGTAGATCGAATATCTGGGATTACTCGGCGGGTAACTTCATCTTTACTATGGCTGGCGGCCATTCCTGTACGCTCGAGGGTGAGCCGCTATTTGTGAACGCCCTGCGGGCGCGCTCCTCGGTGGGGGCCGTCGACCTGCCGCTGTTCAGGGAATGGACGCAGTGGCTGGGAATTGATATCAGACATTAA
- the sixA gene encoding phosphohistidine phosphatase SixA, with protein MKLYLVQHGQACTRDIDPNRPLTEQGKTDVNRLAVFLRKSGVRVERIIHSGKLRAQQTAERLVSAIAAGTAADVSDVINPNDDPVTFLQLSSSWNGDTLIVGHLPFMARLVSQLTLGNTRTMFTEFTPGSAVCLERYEDNHWALNWMVRPEVLN; from the coding sequence ATGAAACTGTATTTAGTACAACACGGCCAGGCCTGTACCAGGGATATCGATCCGAACCGCCCACTCACTGAACAAGGCAAAACCGACGTAAACCGGCTGGCCGTGTTTCTGCGCAAGAGCGGCGTGCGTGTCGAACGCATTATTCACAGTGGTAAATTACGAGCCCAGCAAACCGCCGAGCGCCTCGTCAGTGCCATCGCTGCAGGCACGGCAGCCGACGTCAGCGATGTCATTAACCCCAATGACGACCCGGTAACGTTCTTACAATTATCTTCCTCATGGAACGGCGACACACTCATCGTCGGCCACCTGCCCTTTATGGCAAGGCTCGTCTCTCAACTCACCCTAGGCAATACACGGACCATGTTTACCGAATTTACCCCGGGCAGTGCCGTGTGTCTCGAACGCTATGAAGATAATCACTGGGCACTGAACTGGATGGTGCGCCCGGAAGTGTTGAACTAG